From the Carya illinoinensis cultivar Pawnee chromosome 4, C.illinoinensisPawnee_v1, whole genome shotgun sequence genome, one window contains:
- the LOC122307697 gene encoding peroxidase P7-like — MASMITQFLVTLSIISLLPSFSHAKLSPSFYARTCPTLQTIVQNEMTRAVIAEPRIGASILRLFFHDCFVQGCDASILLDDTPTFTGEKNALPNRNSVRGFEVIDTIKTRVEAACNATVSCADILALAARDGVVLLGGSPWTVPLGRRDSRTANQSAANTQLPPPFANLTTLISLFADKGLNARDMTALSGAHTIGQAQCVGFRTRIYNDTNIDTNFANARKAGCPVSGGDNNLAPLDVQTPNKFDNSYYKNLMLRRGLLHSDQELFNGGSQDALVRIYSNANAAFAVDFAVAMVRMGNISPLTGTDGEIRKNCRVVN; from the exons ATGGCGTCCATGATCACCCAGTTCCTTGTTACATTATCCATCATCTCTCTTTTACCCTCCTTTTCCCATGCAAAACTCTCTCCCAGTTTCTACGCAAGGACTTGCCCTACTCTCCAAACTATCGTGCAAAATGAAATGACTCGAGCTGTCATAGCGGAGCCACGTATCGGTGCCTCTATTCTTCGGTTGTTCTTCCACGACTGCTTTGTACAA GGCTGCGATGCATCGATACTACTGGACGACACGCCCACTTTCACAGGTGAAAAGAATGCACTCCCAAATAGGAATTCAGTAAGGGGTTTCGAAGTGATTGATACCATTAAAACTCGCGTGGAAGCTGCCTGCAATGCTACTGTATCTTGTGCTGATATTTTGGCACTCGCAGCTCGAGATGGTGTGGTCTTG CTGGGAGGATCCCCATGGACAGTACCGCTAGGCCGGAGAGACTCAAGAACAGCCAACCAGAGCGCAGCCAACACCCAACTTCCCCCTCCATTCGCCAACCTTACAACCCTGATCTCCTTGTTTGCGGACAAAGGCCTAAACGCTCGTGACATGACGGCTCTCTCCGGCGCCCACACAATAGGCCAAGCTCAATGTGTCGGGTTCCGGACTCGCATATACAACGACACCAACATCGACACCAACTTTGCCAACGCTCGGAAGGCCGGTTGCCCGGTTTCTGGTGGTGATAATAATTTGGCCCCGCTTGACGTACAGACCCCGAACAAGTTCGATAATAGCTACTACAAGAACCTCATGCTTCGACGTGGGCTTTTGCATTCAGACCAAGAACTATTTAATGGCGGTTCTCAAGATGCATTGGTGAGGATCTATAGTAACGCCAATGCTGCTTTTGCTGTTGATTTTGCTGTTGCCATGGTTAGGATGGGCAATATTAGCCCACTCACCGGGACAGATGGGGAGATTAGAAAGAACTGCAGGGTCGTGAACTGA